The Thunnus maccoyii chromosome 9, fThuMac1.1, whole genome shotgun sequence genome includes a region encoding these proteins:
- the mef2cb gene encoding myocyte enhancer factor 2cb isoform X8 — protein sequence MGRKKIQITRIMDERNRQVTFTKRKFGLMKKAYELSVLCDCEIALIIFNSTNKLFQYASTDMDKVLLKYTEYNEPHESRTNSDIVEALSKKENKGGESPELESALILTPRTEEKYKQINEEFDHMIKSHKIPAMPPSNYDMPVSIPVSNQNNLIYSHPGGSLGNHNLLPLAHHGLQRNSMSPGVTHRPPSAGGLMGADLTTGAGTSAGNGYGNHRNSPGLLVSPGGMNKNMQAKSPPPMNLGMNNRKPDLRVLIPPGAKNNMPSINQRINNSQSAQSLATPVVSVATPTLPGQGMGGYPSAISTSYGTEYSLNSADLSSLSGFNSSSSLHLGSMSGWQQQHLQNMQHSALGQLGNCSSSHLCQGSNLSLPSAQSLHIKSEPVSPPRDRTSSTPGGYGGGVPPPQNPSSRQDSGRSPVDSLSSCSSSHEGSDRDEHRNEFHSPLGLARPALDERESPSIKRVRLSEGWAT from the exons GTGACATTTACAAAGCGAAAGTTTGGCTTGATGAAGAAGGCGTATGAGCTGAGTGTGCTGTGTGACTGTGAGATTGCCCTGATTATCTTCAATAGCACCAACAAGCTGTTCCAGTATGCCAGTACAGACATGGACAAGGTCCTGCTTAAATACACTGAGTACAACGAGCCCCATGAGAGCAGGACCAACTCCGATATTGTGGAG GCATTGAGCAAGAAGGAGAACAAAGGCGGCGAGAGCCCGGAGCTCGAGTCTGCTCTCATCCTCACCCCACGCACTGAGGAGAAATACAAACAGATTAACGAGGAGTTTGATCACATGattaaaagtcataaaatacCT GCCATGCCCCCATCGAACTACGACATGCCCGTGTCCATTCCCGTTAGCAACCAGAACAATCTCATTTACAGCCATCCTGGTGGTTCCCTAGGAAACCACAACCTGTTGCCACTGGCGCACCATGGTCTACAGAGAAACAGCATGTCTCCCGGAGTGACACACAGACCCCCCAGTGCAG GTGGCCTCATGGGTGCTGACCTCACCACTGGCGCAGGCACCAGTGCTG GAAATGGATATGGGAACCACCGCAACTCGCCTGGTCTGCTGGTCTCTCCAGGTGGcatgaacaaaaacatgcaggcaAAGTCTCCCCCACCCATGAACTTAGGCATGAACAACCGCAAACCTGACCTACGTGTGCTCATCCCCCCTGGCGCCAAGAATAATATGCCCTCCATC AACCAGAGAATAAACAACTCCCAGTCTGCTCAGTCATTGGCCACCCCAGTGGTATCAGTAGCAACTCCCACTCTACCAGGACAAGGCATGGGTGGTTACCCATCTGCCATCTCTACTTCTTATGGTACCG AGTATTCTCTGAATAGTGCAGACCTGTCCTCCCTGTCTGgcttcaacagcagcagctccctTCACCTCGGCTCAATGAGCGGGTGGCAACAGCAACACCTTCAGAACATGCAGCATTCAGCCCTCGGCCAGCTAGG AAATTGCTCTAGCTCTCACTTATGTCAGGGTTCAAATCTCTCCCTGCCCTCTGCTCAAAGCCTGCACATCAAGTCCGAACCTGTTTCTCCTCCTAGAGATCGCACCAGCAGCACACCGGGGGGCTACGGTGGTGGGGTACCACCTCCCCAGAACCCCTCGTCCCGCCAGGACTCGGGACGCTCCCCTGTTGATAGCCTGAGCAGTTGTAGCAGCTCCCATGAGGGCAGCGACCGTGATGAGCACAGGAATGAGTTCCACTCACCTCTGGGACTGGCCCGGCCCGCCCTGGACGAGCGCGAGAGCCCCTCCATCAAACGGGTGCGCCTCTCAGAAGGATGGGCGACATGA
- the mef2cb gene encoding myocyte enhancer factor 2cb isoform X3 yields the protein MGRKKIQITRIMDERNRQVTFTKRKFGLMKKAYELSVLCDCEIALIIFNSTNKLFQYASTDMDKVLLKYTEYNEPHESRTNSDIVEALSKKENKGGESPELESALILTPRTEEKYKQINEEFDHMIKSHKIPQAMPPSNYDMPVSIPVSNQNNLIYSHPGGSLGNHNLLPLAHHGLQRNSMSPGVTHRPPSAGNTGGLMGADLTTGAGTSAGNGYGNHRNSPGLLVSPGGMNKNMQAKSPPPMNLGMNNRKPDLRVLIPPGAKNNMPSINQRINNSQSAQSLATPVVSVATPTLPGQGMGGYPSAISTSYGTEYSLNSADLSSLSGFNSSSSLHLGSMSGWQQQHLQNMQHSALGQLGNCSSSHLCQGSNLSLPSAQSLHIKSEPVSPPRDRTSSTPGGYGGGVPPPQNPSSRQDSGRSPVDSLSSCSSSHEGSDRDEHRNEFHSPLGLARPALDERESPSIKRVRLSEGWAT from the exons GTGACATTTACAAAGCGAAAGTTTGGCTTGATGAAGAAGGCGTATGAGCTGAGTGTGCTGTGTGACTGTGAGATTGCCCTGATTATCTTCAATAGCACCAACAAGCTGTTCCAGTATGCCAGTACAGACATGGACAAGGTCCTGCTTAAATACACTGAGTACAACGAGCCCCATGAGAGCAGGACCAACTCCGATATTGTGGAG GCATTGAGCAAGAAGGAGAACAAAGGCGGCGAGAGCCCGGAGCTCGAGTCTGCTCTCATCCTCACCCCACGCACTGAGGAGAAATACAAACAGATTAACGAGGAGTTTGATCACATGattaaaagtcataaaatacCT CAGGCCATGCCCCCATCGAACTACGACATGCCCGTGTCCATTCCCGTTAGCAACCAGAACAATCTCATTTACAGCCATCCTGGTGGTTCCCTAGGAAACCACAACCTGTTGCCACTGGCGCACCATGGTCTACAGAGAAACAGCATGTCTCCCGGAGTGACACACAGACCCCCCAGTGCAGGTAACACAG GTGGCCTCATGGGTGCTGACCTCACCACTGGCGCAGGCACCAGTGCTG GAAATGGATATGGGAACCACCGCAACTCGCCTGGTCTGCTGGTCTCTCCAGGTGGcatgaacaaaaacatgcaggcaAAGTCTCCCCCACCCATGAACTTAGGCATGAACAACCGCAAACCTGACCTACGTGTGCTCATCCCCCCTGGCGCCAAGAATAATATGCCCTCCATC AACCAGAGAATAAACAACTCCCAGTCTGCTCAGTCATTGGCCACCCCAGTGGTATCAGTAGCAACTCCCACTCTACCAGGACAAGGCATGGGTGGTTACCCATCTGCCATCTCTACTTCTTATGGTACCG AGTATTCTCTGAATAGTGCAGACCTGTCCTCCCTGTCTGgcttcaacagcagcagctccctTCACCTCGGCTCAATGAGCGGGTGGCAACAGCAACACCTTCAGAACATGCAGCATTCAGCCCTCGGCCAGCTAGG AAATTGCTCTAGCTCTCACTTATGTCAGGGTTCAAATCTCTCCCTGCCCTCTGCTCAAAGCCTGCACATCAAGTCCGAACCTGTTTCTCCTCCTAGAGATCGCACCAGCAGCACACCGGGGGGCTACGGTGGTGGGGTACCACCTCCCCAGAACCCCTCGTCCCGCCAGGACTCGGGACGCTCCCCTGTTGATAGCCTGAGCAGTTGTAGCAGCTCCCATGAGGGCAGCGACCGTGATGAGCACAGGAATGAGTTCCACTCACCTCTGGGACTGGCCCGGCCCGCCCTGGACGAGCGCGAGAGCCCCTCCATCAAACGGGTGCGCCTCTCAGAAGGATGGGCGACATGA